One window of the Zea mays cultivar B73 chromosome 3, Zm-B73-REFERENCE-NAM-5.0, whole genome shotgun sequence genome contains the following:
- the LOC100273314 gene encoding Phosphatidylinositol:ceramide inositolphosphotransferase-like, which yields MSPFYLARGASKLVRRITSETSVELKILSDKWRLLLAGLIFQYIHGLAAHGVHYLHRPGPTLQDLGFMILPELGKERGYISETLFTFVFLTFVLWTFHPFILQTKRFYTVLIWRRVLAFLCASQFLRIITFYATQLPGPNYHCREGSPLARLPPPQNAAEVFLINFPTGVIYGCGDLIFSSHMIFTLVFVITYQKYGSIRFCKMLAWCIAVAQSLLIICSRKHYSVDVVVAWYTVNLVVFFVDKKLTELPDRSVGSTSVLPVSARDKDTKLKEENTRLLNGNSMDSADRRPRTQMNGKQIENESHVDSETVKT from the exons ATGTCGCCCTTCTACCTCGCTCGCGGTGCTTCCAAG CTAGTGAGAAGGATTACCTCGGAGACATCGGTCGAGCTCAAGATTCTATCTGATAAATGGCGGCTTCTCCTCGCTGGCCTCATTTTCCAG TACATACATGGTTTGGCCGCTCATGGGGTTCATTATCTGCACCGGCCGGGCCCTACCCTTCAAGATCTTGGCTTCATGATTCTTCCG GAGCTTGGGAAAGAAAGGGGTTACATCAGTGAGACATTGTTTACATTCGTCTTCCTCACCTTCGTTTTG TGGACATTTCATCCTTTCATCCTTCAGACTAAACGCTTCTACACTGTTCTGATATGGCGCAGGGTACTTGCCTTCTTATGT GCTTCTCAGTTTCTTCGAATAATAACATTCTATGCAACACAGCTTCCAGGACCTAATTATCATTGTCGCGAG GGCTCGCCTCTGGCTAGATTACCACCTCCCCAGAATGCAGCTGAGGTCTTTCTGATTAATT TCCCAACAGGAGTGATTTATGGATGTGGTGACTTGATATTTTCATCCCACATGATTTTCACCCTAGTTTTCGTCATAACATACCAGAaatatggaagcataag GTTTTGTAAGATGCTTGCTTGGTGCATAGCTGTTGCTCAGAGTCTTCTTATTATATGTTCTCGCAAGCATTACAGTGTTGACGTCGTTGTTGCATG GTATACTGTGAATTTGGTCGTTTTCTTTGTGGATAAGAAGCTTACAG AACTTCCTGATCGATCAGTGGGATCCACATCAGTACTTCCTGTGAGTGCAAGGGATAAAGATACCAAGTTGAAAGAAGAAAATACCAGATTGCTGAATGGTAACTCTATGGATTCAGCTGATCGG AGGCCACGGACACAAATGAATGGAAAGCAAATTGAGAATGAAAGCCATGTTGATAGTGAAACTGTGAAAACATGA